The genomic window ATAGCATGGCCAGGGAATAGGCCTCTTCTCCGGAAGCGCAAGCGGCGGACCAGATGTGCATCGGCCGCGAGCCCTGCAACCGCTGCTGCGTCTCGGGCAGCACCACCTGCTGCAGAAACTGAAAATGTTTGGGCTCGCGAAAAAAATAGGTTTCTCCGACCGTCAGCTCGTTGACCAACGCATGCATGGCCTCGGGGTTCTGCGTCAGCACCTTTTTCAGAGCGTCGATATCCACACACTTCCAACGCTCCATGGCACGGCGGAGCACTTTGGCGGTCGAACTCAGTTGATCGGCGCGGATGCTTAATCCACAACAGCCATCGATGAACCGTAACATCGATTCCAAATCTTCGGCTCGCCAGGACTCCGTTGAGCTCACGTCGAGACCTCTTGCGAGGCGGCATGCAAGCGCAGCAAGTGCAAGACTCGGGCGAACCCCTGTTCGGACAATAACCGTTTGACATCCAACACATACACGATCCCATGCGCGGTCTTGCCAACCAACTCGATCCACTCCTCACGCATTGCGGTAGCGTTTCCCGGTTGGCCCGCATCCTCGTTGCTCTGCCGATCGGAATGCAGCACTACCAAGTCGATCGCTCGCTCGACCCGCAACGCCAGCGTCGCCTTGTCCATGCGAACCACGATCAAATGATCGCAGTGCTGCATCGGCGCCGCGTCGGTGTCCAGCAGAGCCGGGATCGAGATTACCGGCACCAGGCTGCCCCGCAAACTCAACACACCTTCGACGGCCGGGTCGGCATCGGGAAAGGGAGCCAGCGTGGCGGCTCGCAAAACTTCCACCACGCCGCTAGCACGGACGGCAAATAATCGTTCGGCGGCCTGAAAGACCAAAACTTCAACGTCCACGCGAAACTCCCCATCGGACCGCCTTCGTCGCTGATCGTAAGTTATTATTGTAGACTAACCCCGGATGGAGGCTTGGGCCCCTGTAATCGCTAGCAGATAACGGGAATTACCACGAAAACCTGGTCCCCATAATTCCCCCACGCCATCACATATACGCCTGACCACCTCCCTAAAGAACTCAACCCCAGGCCTTGCAGGAGGGATGGGGGTTTAGCAAAATTGGGAAAACTACAATGCCGCGTCACGGCTGCTTTTTGATGACGCGGTGACGCCTTCAGATCAACACCGCCCCCTTACAGGTAGATTCTTATGCCCACGCTGCCACGTCATCGTCGCTCCCTTCGCTGTGAATCTCTCGAACGCCGCAACTTGTTGGCTGCCGGTTTCGGCTTGGAACACAATTTCATTTCCCCCGAAGACGTCGATGGCAGTGGCGACGTCACGCCCTACGACGCTTTGCAAGTCGTCAATAACCTGAACCGCCAAGCCCGGTCCGAGGGTCAGGGCGAAGACAGCAGCAGTTCGTCGGGTTTGATGCTGGATGTCGACGCCGATGGGACTTCCTCGCCGTCGGACGCCTGGCGGATCATCAACTATCTGAACCAAAACGGCGTGCACGGTGCGTTGGCCAGTAGCTTGGTGCCCATCCACGATCGCATCGCCGCGTTGGAAAGTGCGCTGCATAGTTCCAGCGTGCCATCTTGGCTGGGTTCCGGAACCGCGCACGACATCCTAGCCAGTTTGTACAACGGTATCGCGCCGGAAATTAATTCGGACCTGCAGGATGAATTGGATGACGCCCTGGAGCGTTTTGATCTGCAACTGCAGTACAACGAGCTGAGCGACCGCTTGGATTCGATCGCGGACGATCTGCCTTCGTTCGATTCGATCTTCTCGCAGTTGGGCTCCCAAATCGGCAGCCAATACCACGAACTGCAAGACGAACTAGCCGACGCACTGGAGGAACTCCACGATCAAGCTGGCTCGGTGCTGGACGAATTGTTCGACGATCATTACTACGACGACGACTCCGACGAGAACACGGAATCCGTTAACGGACTGGCCGAGAACGGACTGAGCGACGATGACGATTCCTCGACGACCGAGCAAGTCAGCGACGTGCTGTCGCACATCGACGAGGAACTAGAAAACTTGTTCTATGATGTGGCTAGCGATATCCACGACTTGAACTTTTCCGGCGTATTGAACACCTTGGCCAATGTCGTCCACGTCCATCTGCCGCTGTTGTCCTCGGGATTGCCGGACTTATTTGACTCCAACATCGTCGACATTCCCAACGATTTCTCCAGCGAACTGTCGGACCTGTATGACCGTCTGGAATCGGTTTACGACGACGTCGTGCCCGAAGTAGAAGACGCCTTGGATCACGTCTTCGACAGCTTCAGCTACATCGGCTCGGCGGCCAGCCACCTGAGCAGTTTTGTGCACTACCTGCACGGCTACGGCAGCGACTACAACACGGCTACCTAAGCCAACCGAGACGCCTAACTGAGCAACATTGCACTCTCCCTCTGGGAGAGTCGAGGGTCAGCGAGGAGAGGGCGACCGAGGTGCTTGCTCAGTCATCAGCGTCACGCGAGGATTCGTCCAGCCATTGTTCTTCGTCGACGTCGTCCAGGCCCGGCAGTTTTTCTCCCGCTGGCAATTCGCCTTCCGGGGGTAGGTCGTCGGGCGGCATGACTTTGCGGTTGGCCGCCCGCATCTGTTCGGCACCCTCCCACAATTCGTTGACGACCATCAACAGGATGCCCACCAACAGCGGCAACACGTAGTACAGAACTCGAAAGATCAACACTGACGCCAACACGGTTTGGCCCACCGTACCCGCCAACAGTTTCAGTAGAATCAATTCCAGCACGCCCAGGCCCCCGGGCACTTGGGTGATCAGGGCGATCGCAATCGCGACCAGGTAGGCGGCCAGGACCAGTCCAAAGGGGACGATCGTGTCGGCGGGCAGAACCAGATACAGGGCGGTGGCCGAGATCGTCAGGTCGACCGCAGCGACCGAGGTTTGCAGTCCCATCAGCCCGACATGGGGCGTTCGCAGTTTTAATCCGCCCACGGGAATCGGTTTGTGCCAGACCGCACAGGACAGGGCATAGGCGATCCACAGCGACAGCATTGCGAACCCCAAGGCCCGAGTACCGATGGGCAAATTCACATCGTCGGGCAACGGAATGGGGTTGAACACCAGCACGGTGCCACCCAAAAACCACAAACCGCTCCAGAACGTCAGCCCCAAGAAGGCCAGCAGGGCGACAATTTGCGTTGGGGACAGTCCCCAGCGAGTGTAGAAGTGAAAACGCAGCGGCGCCGCGGCGATCAGCGTGCCCAGATTGTTCCCCAGCGAATACCCCAAAAAACCCACCAGAGCCACCCTCCGCAGAGGAAGCGAGCGACGCAGGTATCGCAGTGCCAACAAGTCATAGGCCATCAACATTACATAGTTCATGGCGATCAGCAGGGCGGCGATCAGCAGGTAAATCCGGGGCACGCCGAGTACGGCCCCGCGGAATTCCTCCCAACTGATCTTGTTGGCTTCGCCGATCAGCAGGCGGACGGCCACGACAAACAGCACGGTCGCCAGTGTGGGGCCCGCGACGTTGCGGATACGGGTTTTCCAAACGGGACTCACTGAACTGCACCTGCCAAAGTCGGGGAACGCCAACACGGCAGCACGTTATACGTGATCCCCGCGGTGGCGGTAAGACACGGCCTCAAAAGCACTCCCTTGAGCAAGGCCAACTGTTCGGACTTCTTTCCCAGCGCTAGACTAGGGCTCGCGTCGCTTTGTCATTGCTTCCTTACACACCGAATCTAAACCAACATCATGACTACGGATCGATTCGATTTAGTCGTTCTCGGCGGTGGGCCGGCCGGCTACGTGGCCGCCATCCGGGCCGCTCAACTGGGGATGAAAGTCGCCTGTATCGACGAAAACCAACGTTTTGGCGGAACCTGTGTTCGCGTCGGCTGCATTCCCAGTAAAGCTCTGTTGGAATCCAGTCACCTGTATCACGAAGCCCAACACCAGTTCGGCCAGCACGGCATCGAAGTTCCCCAGGTGCAGCTGAATCTGGACCAGATGATGCAACGCAAGGACAAAATCGTCGACACCCTGACCGGTGGCATCGACATGCTGTTCAAAGCCAACGAGGTGCAGGGCATTTGCGGTCGCGGCAAATTGCTGGACGCCCACACGATCGAAGTCAGCGGCGATCAGCCGCAAACGCTGCAGGCCGACAAAATTTTGCTGGCGTTGGGCAGCCGCCCGGCCAGTCTCCGCAATATCGACCAAGATGGCGATCGCATCGGTAACAGCACCACGGC from Roseimaritima ulvae includes these protein-coding regions:
- a CDS encoding chemotaxis protein CheW, which codes for MDVEVLVFQAAERLFAVRASGVVEVLRAATLAPFPDADPAVEGVLSLRGSLVPVISIPALLDTDAAPMQHCDHLIVVRMDKATLALRVERAIDLVVLHSDRQSNEDAGQPGNATAMREEWIELVGKTAHGIVYVLDVKRLLSEQGFARVLHLLRLHAASQEVST
- a CDS encoding dockerin type I domain-containing protein, with amino-acid sequence MPTLPRHRRSLRCESLERRNLLAAGFGLEHNFISPEDVDGSGDVTPYDALQVVNNLNRQARSEGQGEDSSSSSGLMLDVDADGTSSPSDAWRIINYLNQNGVHGALASSLVPIHDRIAALESALHSSSVPSWLGSGTAHDILASLYNGIAPEINSDLQDELDDALERFDLQLQYNELSDRLDSIADDLPSFDSIFSQLGSQIGSQYHELQDELADALEELHDQAGSVLDELFDDHYYDDDSDENTESVNGLAENGLSDDDDSSTTEQVSDVLSHIDEELENLFYDVASDIHDLNFSGVLNTLANVVHVHLPLLSSGLPDLFDSNIVDIPNDFSSELSDLYDRLESVYDDVVPEVEDALDHVFDSFSYIGSAASHLSSFVHYLHGYGSDYNTAT
- a CDS encoding putative bifunctional lysylphosphatidylglycerol flippase/synthetase, with translation MSPVWKTRIRNVAGPTLATVLFVVAVRLLIGEANKISWEEFRGAVLGVPRIYLLIAALLIAMNYVMLMAYDLLALRYLRRSLPLRRVALVGFLGYSLGNNLGTLIAAAPLRFHFYTRWGLSPTQIVALLAFLGLTFWSGLWFLGGTVLVFNPIPLPDDVNLPIGTRALGFAMLSLWIAYALSCAVWHKPIPVGGLKLRTPHVGLMGLQTSVAAVDLTISATALYLVLPADTIVPFGLVLAAYLVAIAIALITQVPGGLGVLELILLKLLAGTVGQTVLASVLIFRVLYYVLPLLVGILLMVVNELWEGAEQMRAANRKVMPPDDLPPEGELPAGEKLPGLDDVDEEQWLDESSRDADD